In one Lolium rigidum isolate FL_2022 chromosome 3, APGP_CSIRO_Lrig_0.1, whole genome shotgun sequence genomic region, the following are encoded:
- the LOC124700027 gene encoding uncharacterized protein LOC124700027: MAAGRRLSELLLDHQEPFLLEAAKTRRLRRGRTGAVGAACCPVAACRRLLRLCNHGFKKKGVGIAGLRSALRRVLRWESLGAGGCFPVGGGDGEFRRLRRRSAGDSGECDARAMEFGGDDDDEHARARWKADMEMEVDCSRQLSPVSVLELHSDDDESPAHSIWEDEKPSTSGSSPSAPSEPFHGPTSPCFTYDIVDDKAHAMETTEEEEDEEAVRNHRRSIEEQISAWERIAGDIAKIPGMVELDLAQYMHQWRPEVREIGARIETLIFEDMRRETVCDMLASRCTLAPTSC; encoded by the exons atggcAGCCGGGAGGAGGCTCTCCGAGCTGCTCCTGGACCACCAGGAGCCGTTCCTCCTCGAGGCCGCCAAGACCAGGAGGCTGCGCCGCGGCCGCACCggcgccgtcggcgctgcttgctGCCCCGTGGCCGCGTGCCGGCGCCTGCTCAGGCTCTGCAACCATGGCTTCAAGAAGAAGGGCGTCGGCATTGCCGGCCTGCGGTCGGCACTCAGGAGGGTGCTGCGCTGGGAGAGCCTCGGCGCCGGCGGGTGCTtccccgtcggcggcggcgacggcgagttcCGCCGGCTGCGGAGGCGATCCGCGGGCGACAGCGGCGAGTGCGACGCCCGCGCCATGGAgttcggcggcgacgacgacgacgagcacgCGAGGGCGAGGTGGAAGGCGGacatggagatggaggtggactGCTCGCGGCAGCTCAGCCCCGTCTCCGTCCTCGAGCTGcactccgacgacgacgagtctCCGGCGCATTCCATCT GGGAGGACGAGAAGCCGTCAACCTCCGGGAGCTCACCCTCAGCTCCATCAGAACCCTTCCACGGACCGACCTCGCCATGCTTCACCTACGACATTGTCGACGACAAGGCCCACGCGATGGAGACgacagaggaagaggaggacgaagaggcggtCAGAAACCACCGCAGGTCCATCGAGGAGCAGATCTCCGCGTGGGAGAGGATCGCCGGGGACATCGCCAAGATCCCCGGCATGGTGGAGCTAGACCTGGCGCAGTACATGCATCAGTGGCGGCCTGAGGTCAGGGAGATCGGCGCCAGGATTGAGACCCTCATCTTCGAGGACATGAGGAGGGAGACCGTCTGCGACATGCTCGCCTCACGCTGTACATtggcaccaacatcttgttga